The window TTATCGTTGGAAACAATTACGTGTCTCTCCTGATCGAAAACTACCCGACAATTATTCCCAGGTACAGAGATTACAACCTCGTATTCCATGGGTGGAGCGAGAAGGTGTACGAAGAGAAGGACTGGATCGGGCTGAACACGGGGAGTTTCTTCATCAGGAACTGCCAGTGGTCCCTCGACTTGCTTGATGCCTGGGCACCGATGGGTCCCAAGGGCAAGGTAcgcataaaaaataaagatcaATTCCATTCCGCACATACTAAGTGCTGATTTCCACGTAAAACTAATAATTACCCGCGATTACCGAAGCAATTAACCTATCAAACGTGTTTTTTGGGTCTCACCGTATTCGCATACTCCTTCCATATCGAATGTCAAGTTCCTAATCCTAAAATACATATGTTTATGAACAGGTGAGAGAGGAGGCAGGGCAGCTCCTAGCGAAAGAGCTCAAGGGCAGGCCTCCCTTCGAAGCCGATGACCAATCAGCAATGGTCTACCTTCTAGCCTCTCAGAGACACATATGGGCCGACAAAGTTTACCTAGAAAACTCATACTGCTTGCACGGTTACTGGGACTTTCTGGTCGACAGGTACGTATCCGATAAtctcaattttctttattgttcgTTTTGAAACAATTCTCTGATCCAGCAAATGCATTGATGCCTTCTCCAGGTACGAGGAGATGATGAACAAGTACAGGCCAGGCCTCGGGGACGATAGGTGGCCCCTGGTGACGCACTTTGTAGGGTGCAAGCCATGTGCCAGTTCCGGGCACTACCCAGCCGAGCGGTGCCTCAGGCAGATGGACCGGGCTTACGGTTTTGCGGATAATCAGGTCATGAAGGGTTATGGGTTCGTTCACTTATCGCTAAGTAGCAGAAGGATGAAGAGGATTAAGGATATAAAGGTGAAGTCTTCATCCATTGAGAAGAgtgtcaattaattaatttaaatcagTAATTTGTCTTACATTAAGAATTGTAATTAGCTGTCGTGTGACACATGCAAGGCGAGGTTAATTTTTGAGTTCTTGCTCGTGTTATGAATCCTCCATTTTTTTCCCTGTAACTAattccaaataaataaattatatttttttctcttatggATAAAGAATTTTACATATAGTATCAGGGATTTAGAATCCACTAAAAGCACTTTATGACGAGGTATAATCTTTTGATGAGTCGGCGAGATATAATTtgactttataaatataattagttTCAACCGATAGGTTGAAATTGTAGTGTCTTGCAGGGGGGGAAGAACTTGTTTTCCACAAGATAATGTATTCAACCATTAACCACAAAGTAGTGCAATTGCAACAATAATAGAAAGATAGtcttattacatttttttttcggttataaagaAGACCAAAAGTTTAATACAATGAACGAAAAATCTAAATAGCTAATAAGGGGCACAGGTAGTTTTACTAGGTATCGAACCTACGACCTCTAGGTTAATAGGTGAGATTAAAGATTTAGATAATAGACAATGCTATGTGATGCATCTATTAAAGATTTAGATAGTAAACCTAATTAAACTCGTCTAACTGGGGTGGATAGGTCCCCAGATTGAAGCAAATCATTTGTACAAAACTAGTTTGAGATGTGATCAATTTTGATAGAGAAGGGAAGTCGCACAACCGGTGTGATATATATCGAATATCCTTATTgtgtatatacacacacaattTAAGAGAAGGAAGTATGAAAAATTAGTCTAAACATTTGATCTGTCCGAAAATTGATACCCAAACATCTCAATTAACGAGAATAATTGtttgaatatattataaaaataattccatAAACATAAATGCTTTATTTGAGATGGTTCggcatctccttcttttaAATAAGATCTTGGATTCGATTAttatgaataaagaaaatttatgaaactTGAATTAGTGGAAATCCATTAAACTTCCAAATGTCAAATGatatagaaggaaaaaaaatcgaatAAAATAACTTTCATCATTTTGCCACTCCATTTCCCTGTCTCCTCTTTTTTCTCGCACTCTTTGGTCAATATAATGCGcatccctctctctttttctatttctttccctaagttttagaatattttggctttattatttaatattagaTGAATATTTACAATATAAACAATTCAGTcaatatgattttattaaaGAGTATATATCAGTTAGGACTCTAATCAATGCAATTAATTTGTTTGaattaatcaataaaataaaatgatatttgAGTTATAAATTTCTTACGTAGATTGGCTGATTGGGTTTATTGTCTAGCATAAATGAAAAGATGGGTTAATTGCCCAATCAGCAACAATGCTGTTGACAAATTAGAGAACTATCAAACCATTCAAATGTTGCAATAAAATACTTAGTTTCAAAAGTTTGCAAAAACGTGATTCTCATCTACTGTTTGCATTTCCTAAACATTTATTTTCGTTAAATCTGGATATTTCTGAAGTGCTGAGAGATGAACCACATTGGATAATTTCCAACATCTATTGAGGTCATCATCAAGGATTACTGTCTTCAAAAACCCTTTTTACAGTTCTCAGTATTCAATGGTGACTTATGCTATCGATCTATTTACTCATTTAGTGGCGTTGCGAACATATGTCTTTCGGATTTATCTTTCTGGGAGATATTGGCCAcggacacacacacacacccacacacacacacatatatatatatatacacgggtatttttttcttttcttttcagttaCGAAGAAAGCTCCTAATCATAATAGAATTGAAGTTCAAAGGGAAATTAAGATGATGAAAGTATCTCCTTAGTGAGAATTGAATTGACTACTTATTTTGACTCTGGATTGAAAGTAATTCATTACAATAAACCCGATTTGTTAGGTATTCGGCCCTTCGATACAGAGAAATTAAAATACATGATTTTCAGAGGCAAACttatagctttttttttttttcaagttttgaTTTCCCTGGTCGTTTTGCGAATTTAATATTCTTGATTTTGACATTCAAATTCCTCAGTTAAAGCTAgaaatgatttaatttgaaaGGGACTGCAAAGAATATTAGTCACGTTGTTTCCTCGTACGCCGGGAGCAAATATTGGATGAATATTACGCATTCACTTGAATGTGTAATACTTAATTAAGATATTTGAAAGTAGAAAACTGATCCCACAAATAGACTCATAGATTCTCACTTACAAACATTTTGATTTGCTCTTATTTAAGTGGATGAATAATACTTATTGAATAATTAGTCCTATGTGGGGATACATCATACCGGTCAAGTGGCTATGGTCTTAATACCACATGATGGACTGGGGCACCATCCATCCATTATTGCTGTGTCTCAATTATTATCGGACCGACTTCCAATTACTAGTCGGCCATCTCCTAAGATCTCAAACCATTGGATCAATAGTTGATAGACCGTATCAACCCTTATGATGTTGACAGTTCAATGGTTCCTAAGGTTTAAGAGTGACGGTTTGGTTAATAGGCTACCAAATTTTCGACGCTATAAGGCgaagttaaataaaaatttaaagagcataaatatatgaaaacgGACAAGTTGGCAACTATGGCTAGTTGTGCTACTCCTACCTTACCTTGCCCATATTCCATTTAATTCTTGTTTGGTTCATTGGGACTAATTTTTTGCTCCTTATTAATGTCCTTATCCCGATCAATTCTCTTTAGCTAACCACAAatgaaaataacaaataaataaccATATCTAGACTAATTAGCACAGTAGGATCACTTCTATTTGatcacagatatatatatatatatatatatgcagcgAGAAACTTATACTTCGACAGTCAAACCATTATGATTATTCATCGCCGTAGTTCACGTGATATGAGGTACGTGGATCGATGAACAAAGATGTTTCATTATTGTAACATTATCATCCCAATATAATGCAAGTTATTAGGAATATGACCATCCAGCATTTTGCAGATATCTTCCTTCACATAAAGCGCAGGGCCTTTGATTGGGAGGACCGTGCCTGACCTGGTGTGGTGTTGGCTCGCTGCAGATTGGGCGAGATGGCGACCCATTGGATGGTGAAGGATGAGCAGAGGCCGCATTTGACCAAGATGTTGCTTAACGTGACTATAAGTGGCAGCACTGGTGCCGAACACGCGGTCAGGAGGCCGGAAGTGACAGTCGGGGATCTCATATCAACTGCAGCGAGTGCAAGGTGGTGTGGGACAAGGTGGTGTGGGACAAGGTGGAGGAGGTCAGCCAAGCCAAGGCTGATCTCCACCTCAAGCTCGAGGTCCAGAAGCCAGACCTGCTAGAGTCCTTTTGCCATGACAACCCCAAGACCGAGGAGTGCTTGGTCTACAAGGACTCATCAACCGGTACACAGCCAGCCACTACTGTATTGTTATCATCAGTAGAGACTCACTGCTTTCTGTAATCAGTCTCGGATCCACAGCGGCTATCGTCATCATCAGTAGAGACGCTGCTTTCTGTAATCAATCCCAATCTGTATATGGGATAACCTTAAATAAATCTGCAATCGATGCTCGCTTTGTGTTTAATTGATTTCTATAGCAATCGAAACTCGAAAACGAAGAATACTGGAACTTTCTAATATAGGAGCAGTCAAGGAAATCTAGGAGCAGTCTAAGGAAATCTCGGAGCAGAATGACTCAGAGAAGAGAAGCTGCTCTAAATTAGTCTCGTCCACCGTCATCGTTGTTGTCATCATCAACGTCCATGGTCTCCCCAACATCGAGAGAGAACTTGTACTCCTGGTCGCAGCCAAAGTAGGAGTCGCACATGAAGTAGAGCATGCAGGGCCTCAACCCAGGCTCCGAGGGAGCCGTGAAGTTGAGCTTCACCCTCGAACTCCTCTGGAGGCTCAGCCTCTTGATGGCCATCAGCTGGTTCGTCTTCGTGTCCCCCACGACAAGCCACCACACCTCCTCTTTGGTCTTTGGGAACCTCGGGGCGTTCACGGGCCCAACCTCTGGTAGCCCCTCCATATCCCTCTCCAGGTTGACCTCCAAGTACACATCATCCCCGGCTCTCACCCTGTACACGTGATCCTCGTCATTCTCCGCACTCAACCTCTCTGCGCCCACAACACGATGATCGACACCTATGTTTGGAAACCGGTTGCAGAACCTCGCTACGTCCTGCATTTGAGAGTCGGACATCTGGAGCAGCTCCCGCCTAGCCACATCGTCTAATTCCATGATCTCAAACACTGTGTCAACGGGTTTCCCTGGGTTGTCCTGGCACCTCCTAGCAAGCTCCCTATTGAAGTGGGGCACCTGCAGGAGCACTGGGTCCTTCTCCCACATGCCCTGCGTCACCATCTGGCATACCTCCATTGCAAGCAGCACAGGGCTAAGCCACCCACTCGTGGCAACCACATCCACCAACGCATGCAGCAGCCTAATGGCCAGACCAACCACCTCTCTCTGGTCGAGTGCCAGGTTGCTGCCAACACGCTGCCTCGAGAAGTAGGCCTGGAGCAGTGCATTCGCCTTGATGTGCGGGTCCGTGCACTTGGGATTGTCGAATGAAAACCTCTGGTGGTTGATGAGCTTCCGCAGCACTTCCTCCTCCCCTGGCCTGATTGGAAGCTGATCATATTCTGATGCTGATGCCACAATCTCTATCAGCCCCTTCATCCTCGTCTTGGAGGTCAATGAGGAACTGAACCGCTCTATTGTAGTGTAGCTCACATAGTGATAAGCAGAGATATGGCCATGGTTAAGCGGTTGGATATCATCTTCAATTAAGATGCACTTGCTCGCCTCCAGGTCACTGAGGGCGTTCTCCACGAGCTCAGAAAGGTGGTCAGAGAGATGCCGTGCAGTGGTCCCCTGGAGGCCGTAGTAATTTGGATTCTTCATCAGCCGCCTGTACATGAAGGTCCATGTTATGTTATCTACCGCCTCCTGCTGGTTCGTGATGGTCCCAGCCACGACCTCAGCATTCATGTTGTCGTGCATGAAGTGCTGCATGTGGCTCTCCACAGGGAAGGCCTCGTATAAGAACTTCTTGTAGTACTCCTTCCTCGGCGTATGGCAGAGAATTACACACTTGCCAGAGTTGTCAATCAGGGGGCGAGAAGCCCGCCCCATCATCTGCAATAGATCAGTCACAGGATAGTCCGTGTGGGCATTTTCCGCCCATCGTAGTACTGAGTTCCCATCACAATCACCAGGTAGGCTGAGAGCGGAACCCCCCAGCACAAGGAGCTGCTCATCACGCATACCTGAATCCACCCGGCTTTAAACAGGTGCATCACAACCTGCTGGTCGAGGCTTGATAGCCCCTCATGCAAGTAGCCCACCCCGTGCCTGAGAGTGGCCCTCAGCATCTCCTCATTAACCTTCTCAACAAAAGGTTCCAACTCCTTCGCATTGTGGAGCAGGAATGCAGGCTCCTCTCCTCTAATGTCGGCACTCGAGTAGGTCATCAGGTCCACAGACGTGAGCTTCACGTGCTTCCTGGTGGGAACAAACACCAGGGCAGGTTTTCCGTTCTTCGCATGCTGCACAATGGCTGTGTAAGTGGGCTTGGTCATTGCTTGCATCCTTGCCTCAAAGTTTGCTATGTCAACTCCCTGAATGTGGATCTCCAAGGGTGCAGGGCGGACAATAGGAGGGAAGTTGAAGAGGCCATGGGCGGTCGCCCCAATCCACTCCCCGAGATCCTTGGCATTAGCAAGAGAAGTTGAAAAAGCCACCATTCGAATCTTGTTCTCCACATGGGCTGCATTGTATCTCATCCTCGAGACAACCACCTCAAGCACAGGACCCCCCTGGCCCCCAATAAGATGGAGCTCATCGACAATGAAGAGGCTAACCTCCTGGACCTGCTTCCTCTGCCTCCACCGTCGAGTCAATGCATCCCACTTGTCTGGAGTGCTGATAATGATCTGAGCCTTATCAAGCAGTTTCAGATCAGTCATCGATTCACCAGTTAGCTCCACCACCCTCATCCCAAGACCCTCCAGACCAAACTTCTTGCTCCAGTCACGAAACCGCTCCTTGGCAAGAGCTTCTAGAGGAGCAATGTAAACTACACGCATGAGACTGTTCAGTCCCTCCTGGTGATTCCTCAGAATTGCAAACTCAGCACATATGGTCTTCCCGCTCCCTGTTGGGGCTGCAACTAGGACGTTATCATCCGTGTTATAGAGAACGGTGAAGACCTGGGTCTGGACCGGGTTGAAATGCTTGAAATCCTTATAGAGAGCTTCATAAGCTGGGTTTCTCAATGCAGTCACAGGCAATGGTTGCAGGTCAAGAAGCTCAGTCGGTGGAGGATACTTTTCAGGTAAAATAAGGTGACGGAAAGAGACAGGCAACACAGTCTGACACCCGAGCCACCTATCTGACACAACACGGATGTAATACTGAGGAGGGATTGGCTCGCAGATTGGAACGGTGAAGTTCAGAGTGTGGTCCTCGTCAATAAACTGCTTTTTCAGCAGAAAATACTCATGGTGGAGAATGTATTCCCCATCATTATCCTCCACAATCACCCAAAATGACTCCACGTACCCATGAACTTTGTCCTCCCACTGGAAGTCTGGTGTTACCGTGAGCTCCACCCTCAGGACAGAGCGAGTGATAGGCAGGACATGTGCTGCAAGGTTCAGCTTTGGGAACTGGTGAATCAACTTATAAAGGGTCCGTCCCAGCTTTGGTGCCCGAATGAGTTCTCCCAGCTCCTGGGCAGAAAGGTCGTAGTATCTCTCCCACGCCAAATCCTTCTTCTCCAGCTTCGTTAGAATTGCACTGGGGATCCCAGCAAACTGGCGAAGGGGAGTCTGGACGCTCCACATTCTCTTGCCCACCATCTTGCAGAGTTTCAGAGCCTTTTCCGCAAGCTGCGCCCATCCCTGCTTCAAGACAATCTCGAAAAGGGCTCGCATAAGACGCCCCGCACTCTGcaccaaaaaagaaaccaAAATAAGCACACAACGAACCCCTCAAGATTCAAGGGACCGGCGGGGGGGAGGAGATTCATTTTAAAGCAAGTGAACTTAATTAAAAACACACCTGAGTTATAAAAACCATGTCAGATGTCAGTGAAAGCCCTTCAAGCTTCAGCTGTGATATATAGGCTTGGAGCAGAACATTGATCTTGACACTCGGCTCCTCGAGACTCTCCTTTACAGGAATAGGAACACGATCCAACAGCTTCGCGAGCTCCATCTTCTCGTCTTGTCTCACAGTTACATATTTAAATTCTTCACTGAGTGAGAATAGCCGACACAGCTCGATATCCCCCATTGTTGGCTTCAGGTGCTCATTGTAAGTGGAAATGGTCCCGTGAGTAATGTAGTAGTAGCTCGCTATGCGCCCCAAGTCCGTAACTTGAAAGTATCCACTCTTCCGATCATATTTAATCAGATTATTTTTGTCCAGGATGGTCGCAGCCGTATGGATCTGCCAAAAACAGGAAGGTAGAATAATACGTGAGAACATTCAAGAAACAGCCCAGCACAGGAAAATATACAAGTTCTGCAAATTTACACCCATTTTTACTATCTGCAGGAGACACATCAACACTACCATACCAACTTATTAAAATGTGAACAGGGACCAAATATATGCATTGAGAACCAATCAATTTCCCACTTTGGacaaaataaacaaatgaCCTTATGAATCAGAAACAAAATTAGCCCAAAATAATAAACAGTATCTTAAATGGATTTTACCAGAGATATTCAACAATATGTTAATAAGAAAGTAGAATTAGACGACCAATCGAAACGTTTTATGCTACACCAATGCAATAATAGCAAAAAGAAATGCTGACTTCATATCAACATCAAATTAACAAGTCAATATTGTCAAGAAACCAAgtaggaaaagaaaggaaaactTGCTTTATCCAATAGGAACGCCAAAATGAATAAAAGAGGAGTTCGATTGAGAATGATACTTACCAAATCAGCCCTTCTTTCCTCCAGAGTTATGTCCTTCGTAAGAACATCGGGGGCTAAACCGTATAGAGTAGGACTCCGCAGCATACGTACATACAGGTAAGTATACCCGAGCCAGCTGCAAGCTTCTTCAGCATGTTGCACAGATCCGAGGACTATTTCTGCATTCAACTGATCGGCCAATTTTGACACGAACTGACTCTCGATAGGAAGCTGCTGATTCATCAGGGAGAGATAGTACTGAAGTTCACTGTGACCGGTAATGATTATTCCTTCTCCATATGAATCGTATTGGGGCCTTCCTGCACGACCCAACATCTGCATAACATCCAGAGGACTCAATTCAGTCCAGGCACCCTTCTCCGGATTGTAGATCTGTGTCCCCTTAATTATCACGGTGTGCGCAGGCAGATTAACACCCCATGCAAGAGTTGCAGTGGAGACCAAAACCTGGACAACTTTTTCCGCAAAGAGATCTTCCACAATGGTCCTGTCTCCCCTTGTCATACCTGCATGATGAATGGCAAAGCCGTACGGCAAAAGGTCTTTCAGGTCATTGCTCTTCACGTTATCAGCTTCCTTCTGTAAGATCATACGGATTGCATCGTCATCTCTCAAAAATCTGGAGAGAGTATCATTAGCGAGGGCGGTGTCTCGTATAGCACGAGCTGTCTTTGCAGTTTCCTTCCTGGAGTGGACAAATATAAGAACCTGGTGCTTTCCAGCTGAGGCCAGCACTTTCTCATAGCACAAATCATTCATCAACTGGAACCTCTGGAGTGGCTTCCTAACCATGATACCGATGTACTGCTGAGACAGTGGAACAGGTCTGTAACTGTTATCAAAATGAAACAAGCCCTTCTTCAAGTCAACTCGCAAGAACAGCGCAACATCCTCATGGTTAGGCAATGTAGCTGACAGCCCCACCAATCGAATGTGCTCTTTGGTGGTCTCAATTTGCCTGACAGTCCTAGCCACAATACTTTCCAGCACAGGTCCTCTGTTGTCATGGAGGAGATGAATCTCGTCGATAATTAGAAGCTTCACGAGCTGCGTGTAGGTACGATCTCCGGACTTCCTGGTAATGATATCCCACTTCTCAGGAGTAGTGACAATTATCTGAGTCTCCTCAATCTGTTGGCGCGTAAGTGTCTGGTCCCCACTCAATTCTCTGACTGTAACGCCATAATGCTTCAAACGATTAGACAGGTTACCAACAATTTCCGCAACAAGGGCTTTCATGGGCGCAACATACACGATCTTATAGTTTCCATGGTTGAATGAGCCATCTGGGTTCCGGTTCAAAGCAAACTGCTGAAGTATAGTGAGTACAGCAACATTGGTCTTCCCCGCTCCAGTGGGAGCGCATAACAGAATGTTCTCGGCACTGAACAGTGCAGTCTGATAAACTTTGCTCTGCACTCGGTTTAACTGTTTCATTCCATCAAAAGCACTCTGAGCCCAATCAGGCATCGAAGATATTTTCACAAGCCCCTCATTAGGATCAAACGGTTTAGGCTTCAGGGCCGGCACGTGAATTTCCTCATAGCCCTTGCTCTGGTGCTTGAAGGACCCAAGAGGAAGATCAGTCCTTTTATTTGCCATTAAAAGGCCACCCTGTTCAAAGGCAAGGCTGTCGAGATCAAGCAACTGGCGCTGCCCCTTAGCCCAGCCGCTCTCATTGTCCCTATCAACCAATCCCCTCCTACTACTGTCTTCATCTCCAGTGCTCTCATCCTTCAGTCGACGGGCCTCTTCCCGAATACTCTTCTCCAGATTCTTCTGCCTCTCCTTCGCAGTTGCCCTAGTGGCATGCAGCTGCTCCACTATCGCTGCCAATTCCGGGCCCAATCCCATCATCTCTTCCTCGATCTTATTCCTTGCATCCTGATCCTCAGCCCTGGCCAAACGGGTGCACCAAACAATCTTCAGCCTGTTCCTAAGCAAGAGCTTGATGAGGCTGAACTTATCAAACTGAAGATGCACTAGCAGCTTCGTCTCTACCTCCCTGTCATCCCCTTCGGCGAGTATCTTCAACACCTCCTCGGCTAGCTTCTGACACTGCTGGGGATCTATCAGCTGCTCGTATGCCTGGGATATCTTCCTCTGAAGCCAGTATGCGTCAATGTCCTGAACATTAAGGCCTATCCCCTCGTTTGCTTCTTggaaatcatcatcatcatcatcaatccCCCCGCCCATCTGCATAGCACTAGAATAGTTCGACTCAGCAacatcctcatcctcctcctcctcatcctcctgtaCCATATCAAGATCGCTatcctcctcatcctcctcgtTCTCTTCAAACTCAACTGCAACACCAACATCATCATCGAGTGCCTCATCCCCATTCCCTGTAGTGATCGGACCAGCCCCATCACCCCCGTCCTCATGGTCAGTGATCAGCCTAACGAGCGAGACGAGCTGGTCGAACACAGGGTTGGGAATCGGGTTCAACAGCTTCTCAATCTCCTTCTTCTTGTCCGGGTTCGTAACCGAATCGTTCTTCAGCACAGCCAATATCTCATCCGCCGCACCGCTCACTATATTTAACGGCTGTCCCCCCAACTGCTGCTGAATCACACTCAACATAGCCTCATAAGCTGCCCGGGTCTCCTTCGTCTTGGGCTGGTAAACACCTTCATCGGTGGTGGTCAACACGCTCTCCACCCTAAGGCGGCGCCGCTTCTGCCTCTGGGCAGCAGCGGGCTCGGCGAGAGGGTCGcgctccttcttcttcttgggtGGCTTGCCTATGTAGTTCCTGTCCCCGAATCTCTTGGGGTCGATCTTCTCACGCAGCGACTCGGGCTCACCGGTCGGCTCATGGGTGTCACGAGGCCGAGTATCGGTGGTCAAGACCAGGCTCGAGTTGGCCCGGTACTCGTACTGCT of the Punica granatum isolate Tunisia-2019 chromosome 6, ASM765513v2, whole genome shotgun sequence genome contains:
- the LOC116211791 gene encoding LOW QUALITY PROTEIN: DExH-box ATP-dependent RNA helicase DExH12-like (The sequence of the model RefSeq protein was modified relative to this genomic sequence to represent the inferred CDS: inserted 1 base in 1 codon) yields the protein MAEKKGGAEAHARFKQYEYRANSSLVLTTDTRPRDTHEPTGEPESLREKIDPKRFGDRNYIGKPPKKKKERDPLAEPAAAQRQKRRRLRVESVLTTTDEGVYQPKTKETRAAYEAMLSVIQQQLGGQPLNIVSGAADEILAVLKNDSVTNPDKKKEIEKLLNPIPNPVFDQLVSLVRLITDHEDGGDGAGPITTGNGDEALDDDVGVAVEFEENEEDEEDSDLDMVQEDEEEEDEDVAESNYSSAMQMGGGIDDDDDDFQEANEGIGLNVQDIDAYWLQRKISQAYEQLIDPQQCQKLAEEVLKILAEGDDREVETKLLVHLQFDKFSLIKLLLRNRLKIVWCTRLARAEDQDARNKIEEEMMGLGPELAAIVEQLHATRATAKERQKNLEKSIREEARRLKDESTGDEDSSRRGLVDRDNESGWAKGQRQLLDLDSLAFEQGGLLMANKRTDLPLGSFKHQSKGYEEIHVPALKPKPFDPNEGLVKISSMPDWAQSAFDGMKQLNRVQSKVYQTALFSAENILLCAPTGAGKTNVAVLTILQQFALNRNPDGSFNHGNYKIVYVAPMKALVAEIVGNLSNRLKHYGVTVRELSGDQTLTRQQIEETQIIVTTPEKWDIITRKSGDRTYTQLVKLLIIDEIHLLHDNRGPVLESIVARTVRQIETTKEHIRLVGLSATLPNHEDVALFLRVDLKKGLFHFDNSYRPVPLSQQYIGIMVRKPLQRFQLMNDLCYEKVLASAGKHQVLIFVHSRKETAKTARAIRDTALANDTLSRFLRDDDAIRMILQKEADNVKSNDLKDLLPYGFAIHHAGMTRGDRTIVEDLFAEKVVQVLVSTATLAWGVNLPAHTVIIKGTQIYNPEKGAWTELSPLDVMQMLGRAGRPQYDSYGEGIIITGHSELQYYLSLMNQQLPIESQFVSKLADQLNAEIVLGSVQHAEEACSWLGYTYLYVRMLRSPTLYGLAPDVLTKDITLEERRADLIHTAATILDKNNLIKYDRKSGYFQVTDLGRIASYYYITHGTISTYNEHLKPTMGDIELCRLFSLSEEFKYVTVRQDEKMELAKLLDRVPIPVKESLEEPSVKINVLLQAYISQLKLEGLSLTSDMVFITQSAGRLMRALFEIVLKQGWAQLAEKALKLCKMVGKRMWSVQTPLRQFAGIPSAILTKLEKKDLAWERYYDLSAQELGELIRAPKLGRTLYKLIHQFPKLNLAAHVLPITRSVLRVELTVTPDFQWEDKVHGYVESFWVIVEDNDGEYILHHEYFLLKKQFIDEDHTLNFTVPICEPIPPQYYIRVVSDRWLGCQTVLPVSFRHLILPEKYPPPTELLDLQPLPVTALRNPAYEALYKDFKHFNPVQTQVFTVLYNTDDNVLVAAPTGSGKTICAEFAILRNHQEGLNSLMRVVYIAPLEALAKERFRDWSKKFGLEGLGMRVVELTGESMTDLKLLDKAQIIISTPDKWDALTRRWRQRKQVQEVSLFIVDELHLIGGQGGPVLEVVVSRMRYNAAHVENKIRMVAFSTSLANAKDLGEWIGATAHGLFNFPPIVRPAPLEIHIQGVDIANFEARMQAMTKPTYTAIVQHAKNGKPALVFVPTRKHVKLTSVDLMTYSSADIRGEEPAFLLHNAKELEPFVEKVNEEMLRATLRHGVGYLHEGLSSLDQQVVMHLFKAGWIQVCVMSSSLCWGVPLSAYLVIVMGTQYYDGXENAHTDYPVTDLLQMMGRASRPLIDNSGKCVILCHTPRKEYYKKFLYEAFPVESHMQHFMHDNMNAEVVAGTITNQQEAVDNITWTFMYRRLMKNPNYYGLQGTTARHLSDHLSELVENALSDLEASKCILIEDDIQPLNHGHISAYHYVSYTTIERFSSSLTSKTRMKGLIEIVASASEYDQLPIRPGEEEVLRKLINHQRFSFDNPKCTDPHIKANALLQAYFSRQRVGSNLALDQREVVGLAIRLLHALVDVVATSGWLSPVLLAMEVCQMVTQGMWEKDPVLLQVPHFNRELARRCQDNPGKPVDTVFEIMELDDVARRELLQMSDSQMQDVARFCNRFPNIGVDHRVVGAERLSAENDEDHVYRVRAGDDVYLEVNLERDMEGLPEVGPVNAPRFPKTKEEVWWLVVGDTKTNQLMAIKRLSLQRSSRVKLNFTAPSEPGLRPCMLYFMCDSYFGCDQEYKFSLDVGETMDVDDDNNDDGGRD